The Rouxiella sp. WC2420 region ACTGACTGCCTGACGTTGGCCGACCGCGATTATCGCCAACTCTCCGGCGGTGAACAACAACGGGTGCAGCTTGCACGCGTGTTGATTCAACTGTGGAGCACTCAACCTGTACCACGCTGGCTGTTTCTCGATGAACCCACTTCGGCTTTAGACCTTTACCACCAGCAACACAGTCTACGCCTGCTACATCAGTTGACACGCCAGTCGCCGCTGGCAGTTTGCTGTGTGTTGCACGACCTTAATCTTGCCGCGCTTTATGCCGACCGGATCTTACTGTTGCACCAAGGTGAGCTGGTTGCGGCGGGAACGCCCAAAGAAGTACTGCGGGCGGATATTTTACAGCGCTGGTATCGTGCCGACCTTGGCGTAAATACCCATCCTGAAAGCCCCGTCCCACAGGTTTTTTTACGCCATTAAGACGCAGAAGTTCAGGAAAAAATCAGATAATAATCAGGTTTCAATCAGCCCTTTTGCCCTGAATTAGAACAACTGGGCTGATTCTAACTAGCTTAGCTGGAACAGGAAACCTCGAGATGTTTACCCCAATCCGGCGGC contains the following coding sequences:
- a CDS encoding heme ABC transporter ATP-binding protein, with the protein product MTDSASDFTEVQTKNLLQANNLSYSVGNKKLINDISLQLKSGELVALIGPNGAGKSTLLRLLTGYLTTESGGCHLQGRPLQSWEPLELARTRAVMRQNSELAFGYSVKEVISLGRSAHNNAQLQHALQQVLEQTDCLTLADRDYRQLSGGEQQRVQLARVLIQLWSTQPVPRWLFLDEPTSALDLYHQQHSLRLLHQLTRQSPLAVCCVLHDLNLAALYADRILLLHQGELVAAGTPKEVLRADILQRWYRADLGVNTHPESPVPQVFLRH